TGTTTGAAGGTCTCGTTATCGTGTCGCCATAGACCGTGGACCACAGGTAATAGGCAACAGCCACCAGCACCAACTTCAATACGAACAATACGAACAATACGAAAAACTCTGCTACTAACCCAAAATTAAAACCTATCAGTAGAAGTAGGCGCTGTCGTTTATTACCCTGATTTAGTAGTTGCTCCAAGTTGTTAGTTCCTTCAGTGATTAGGGAATTGTGAGAAGAGGGGTGTTAATCCACTCAATTCTTAAATCATTGATGGAGGAATCTGCACATGGCAAGTACTGGACTGAACAAGTGGATTGTCAGTGGAAATTTAGCAGCTGATGCACAGATGAAAACTGTTGAGCTGCGGAATGGAGAGAAGGCAAAGCTTGCTGAAGCCACTCTTTATGTACGCAAAACCCGCAGCCGGGATGAGTCGTTTACTGTCAAACTTAGTATTTGGGAGAAGTCGTATGCTTGGCGCAAGCTTCCTTACTTAAAAAAGGGCTCACTTATCATCTGTACGGGGAGTGTTGAGCCAAATCCGTATATGTCGAGTAATGGGAATGCCCCCAGAGCAGGCTTGGAGATGACTGTTCTGGACGTTGACCTAGATATTGTGCGGGGCTTAGATGATGAAGAGACAAACGGTGATGAGTTGGATATTAAGAACGGAATGAATGAAGCAATAAATAGTGAGACGCAAGCCTTAACACCAATTAGTAAGTAAGTGACACGATCCTGAAATGGAGCTTGGTTTCTGATAGAGCGTCCTGTTGCCCCCTGCTTCTTAAGATTTAGTTTCTACAGTTTCAACGAAAAGACCCTGGTATGGACCAGGGCAATAGTAATTCACAACTGAATTCCTTTTGGTGATTTAATTGTGAAAAGCGTAGGTGGTTAGCTGTTTCCTTGAGCAACCACCTCTTGTAATTTTGTGCGAAATTCTCCTTTTGGGTGTGCCCCTTTCACTTCACCTAGAATTTTGAACTCTGCTTCAGGTGCTTCACAGATGAGGTAGGTGGGCCAACCCATTTCAGCCTTATCAGGATACTGAGTCAGCAAGATTTTACGATATTTTCGATAGGTTGCCGTGTCTTGCATTTTGACATCCACGAAGGACAGTCCTAACTCTTCAGCTACTTTCTGGTCATAGAATGACATTTTGTGGCAAAGCCCACAATCTTCTGAGGAAAATTTGATTACTGCTAAGCTCATAAGCCAGATTGTCATGGTTACTACTTTCTATGAGCGTGACAAGAATGTGGAGCAAGAACAACCCCCTTTAGCAAATTGCTACAAAGGAGGGGGATTGATAGGGACGGTTTTCTTTGTAGGGGGTGGAGGAAGATGGGTTGGCCGCGGGTCAGTGTGATTATTCCGAGCTATAACTGCGATCGATACTTGGGGCAGGCGATCGACAGCGTTTTGCATCAAACCTTTACCGACTATGAAGTGATTGTGATTGATGACGGCTCAACTGATAACACTGCAGCAGTATTAGAGCACTATGGCGATCGAATTCGAGCAGTGCGGCAGAAAAATCAGGGTGTTGCTCTAGCACGAAATCATGGGATTGGCTTGGCACAGGGCGAGTGGATTGCTTTTCTGGATGCAGATGATTTTTTCTTTCCCGACAAACTAGCAGCACAGATTGCAGTTGTTGAGGCAGAGCCAACATTGGGCATTGTTCATAGTGGGTGGCAGAGGGTTGATGCCGAGGGTAATGTGCTGATGACTGTAGAACCCTGGCAGCAGATCCCAAAGCTGACACTGGAGAGCTGGCTGCGCTGGAAACCTGTTCTTCCTAGTGCTATGTTATTTCGACGAGAATGGCTGGTGCAATCGGGCGGATTTGATGCACGGTTTCCTCCTGCGGAAGATACAGAGCTTGTTTTGCGACTGGCGAGACTGGGCTGCGAATCAGCTTGGCTGCCTCAGGTTACAGTGGGCTATCGGCAGCATCCAGGGAGCGCCATGCATAAAGGACTGCCTCAAGCAAAATCATTGGCGGCAGTCATCGAGGACTTCTTTGCCCAGCCCGACTTACCTGAGTCGATTCGTCTGCAAGAGAACAGCGTCCGCTATCACACTCTTGTCTGGATTGCCTGGTATCTTCACTACACTGGGCATCCGAATGAGATGGTCATGTTTTTGCAGCAGGCATGGCACAAGTCGCCCTATCCGTTAATGGAGGCGATCGTGCATTGGGCAGACAGTTTTACAGCCTTCTCCCAGAGTTGGGGGCATCTATTTGATGCAGAGGTGTTAGCACGATCGGCAGAATGGCAAGATTTGGTGAGATGGTTGTGGCAGCAGTCGAGTATTAGGGGTCAGAAGAGTTAGGGGGCAATTTGAGAGTTGGCGTGGTCTGCGCGAAATTCTTGGATAAGTCTGGCATAGGTTTTAGACGGTCGATCGCCCAAGTGATCTTCTGCCAGTCGATCGCTGTTTTGAGTGAAGTCAATGCTGAATAGCCCAAAGCGAGGTGTGTATGATCCCCACTCGTAGTTATCGGTGAGTGACCAGTGTAAATAGCCCACCATTGGGACGGATTCTCTTAACAGGCGTCGAACTTGCTGAACATGTGCCTCTAAAAACTCACTGCGGCGCAGTTGATCCGTCCGATGAGTTGCAATGCTATTGTCAGGTTTGCGGCGGAGCGCCATGCCATTTTCACCAATAAGGACAGGGGCATTACCTAAGTCTTCAGAGTAGTATTTGCAGAAGAAGTGTAGCCCTTCCGGGAGGCTGCGCCAATCCCACCATTTACTGGTGATGCCGCTCATTGCCCAAGCGCGAGGGTCTTTCGTTTTGAACTCGAAATCGGAGAAGGAAGGGAGGCGAAAAATATGGGCGATGAACGGGTCATAGTAATCGATCGCCACATAGTCAAATACCTGAGGACGCGGCGAGAATTCTAGCTCTTGAAGGAACAAATTAAATTGCTGGATGTTGAATAAGCGATATCCAAGGCGGTTGGAACTCCAGTGCGCCAGTCGTCCCAGTTGGTAAGGCAGATCATGACGAAAGGGCAGCATGGCTTGTTTGAGTGCCGCTTCTAGCTGTCGGGCTTTGTCAGAAATATAGTCTTTGAGGTTTCTGAGCTTAACGGAATGCTGCCGCAGATCTAGCAAATCCCAGATGACCTTTTCTGACCAGTACAGATCGTTACAATAAGTGTTGAGTGAGACGCGCGGCGCTGTCCAGCCTTCTGCTTCGTATAGATCATGGATGCAGTTATAAGCGCGCACATGGGCTGTCAGCATATGGTTATATGCCTTTAATGCTGCGCCAAACCCGATCGCAGAACCGGGAAACTGCCGATTCAAATAGGTATTTGAGACAAGAATATTCGGTTCATTGATGGTGATGTACCAGTGGATGGGCGGCAATTGGTGATGTGCTGTAAGGCGGCGATTAACTCGCGTAACAGTGACGCGCACATATTCCACAAAAGGATCGATCGTTTCTTCAGAGAGCCAAGCATCTAGCCCTAGCCAAGCCGGATGTGTGAAGTGGTGCAGCGTTACAACAGGTTCCAGCCCAGCCCGACGACAAGCAGCAATTCGATCGGCATAGGCATCAAGAGCATTCCAGTCGAATGGGGGAGCAGTGCGCGATTGAGGATCGGTGCAGGGTTGAATCCGCGCCCACTCCAAACCCAGACGAAACGCATTTAGCCCCAGTTGCTGACAGAGTTGGAAATCTTCCTGATAGCGCGTCCAGAACTCCGTAGCAGAACCAGTTCGCATGACACTGCCCTTGGCTTCACTCCATGACCAATTATTTTGGGGTTGCCCAGAACCGTTGTAGCCGCCCTCGCTTTGATAGCCAGAGGTTGCCACGCCCCATAAGAAGGAATCTGTTGATTGAAAACTAGTCTGCATAGGGTTTTAGTCTGTTCGAGTCTTTAGGAATACAGTGAAACTGCCAATTGTTCAACACATATTCAGCAATATTCAGCGCAGCACGAGGCTGACCGATCGCCAAGCCTGCTTGTTTCATCTCTGCCAGTCGCTCTGGATGATTGAGCAAATATTGAACTGCTGGCGTCACCATTTCAAGTAGGCGTAGCTGCACCCCTGCCCCTGCTGCGGCAATCACATCGGCATTTTGTTCTTCCTGACCAGGAATGGGGTCAACAATAACCATCGGCGTACCACGTGCCAAAATTTCGCTGGTGATCAGTCCACCTGCTTTCGTAATGATGAGATCACTCGCCACAATCAAATCATCGACATAATCGATCGTACCCAATTTGCGAAGCACAGTTGTCGGAGTAGAGTCTAAGTCGACCACAGCATCTAGCAGATCGGCGTTGCGTCCGGCAGCCAGAATGATCACGCCTGCACCTGAAAATTCCAACAGGTTCGATAGCATTGCCCGTACTCGTCGGGGATTCAATCCACCACCAAACAGCGTAATGACCGATTGATCGATCGGTAAGTGATAGCGCGATCGGACTTCTGATGTAGATTTTGGCTTGGCACTTTCTAGCGTAATCGGAATCCCGGTGACATGCAGCAGGTCGGAATCGACGCCGCGCTGAATTAAAAAATTGGCACTCAGGTCATTCGGCAAAAAGTAGCCATTCACACCATAGTTAATCCAGGTGCTATGAGCGATTGTATCGGTGATTACAACGTACTGCGGTTTAGAGACTTCATCTTCTTTATCTAAAAGCTGCAATAGTCGACTGGGAATTTGCTGCACGCAAACTACAACATCAGGATTGGCTTTTCTGACAAAACGTCCCAGCTTACGAAAAAAAGGACGCTCTAACCTTGCCCAGGTTAAGTTACTGTCGAGCGATCGTTCCAGATCATTAACATCACTGCCTTCATAGAAAGCCTTGTATAAGAGAGGCGCTTTTTCACTCAGTTGCTCATAAAGCTGAGTAATCGCACTGCGATAGACCGTACTGGCGTAGGTGAGCGCATCTTCAATCAACACTTCTACTTCTGGAAAGTTGAGGAATGCCTTTTTAAGCGCTTTTGCAGCACTGACATGACCTGAGCCGAGCGAGGAATAAAGAATGAGGATCCTTGTCATGGGTATTCATCAACATTAAATTGCTGGGTGTCTGCATTAAGATTACTTTGGAAAATTTTCGTTATGCTAATGAAATCCAGACATATTTTATAACTACGATTTTATTTTCCTCATCACCGCCGAGTTACTATGTCTCAGCCTACTCGCTCTACCTGGGATGCTGGTCGCTTCCTGCAAACGTTAACCTATTTCGAAACAATTCCTGTTGTTAGCTGGCTGCAAAAGATGTTCTCAGGTTCTACTCCCCCAGTGCCACCTCAACCGCAAGCAGGAATTCTGTTTGATTTTAGTCAACCTACCGCTTCGCTTCACCAAGTTTGGGGGGCGTTGGATGATGTTGTCATGGGTGGCGTTAGTGCCAGTTCGTTGCAGTATCAGGAAGGGTTTGTTCTGTTTACGGGAAATGTCTCAACCGCAAATTCTGGTGGATTCGCCTCAATTCGGACACGCAATTTTGAACCACCTCTAAATTTGGCAGGTTATTCTGGTCTTTTGCTGCGGGTGCAAGGCGACGGACAACGCTACAAATTTCTGATCCGTGATGATGATAGCTGGGATAGCATTGCCTACTCCTATTCCTTCGATACAACAGCGAACCAAGAAATTATGGTTCAAATTCCTTTTGCAGCTACCATTCCTGTGTTTCGAGCTAAAACGCTGAATCCGGCTCGTCCGCTAGATCTAACTCACATCCGCTCGCTTCAGATGATGTTGAGCAAGTTTGAGTATGATGGCGGACTCAACCCCCATTTCTCGCCAGGTGAATTTTGTTTGCGGGTGAAGACGATCGGCGTGTATTAGAAGACTGTGGTTGGAGAACAAAGGAGAGGTTGGGATTAATTGAGATTAGTGATGGCAGGAGAAATTGCTAAGGTTACGGCACCCTTTTGCATTGCTTGAATATCTGCCTCTGTCCAGTCTTTTTTGTCCTGACAGTGATGAGCAACAAGCAGTCCCCACAGCCGCTTTGAGTTATCAGAATTGCCAATTAGAACAGGCACGACAAGATTTGCCCGAACATTCATACCGCGCAAAAAGTCGCGATGGCACTCTGCGATCGGCTCTACCTCAATATCAGGAATCGCTCGGACTCGCCCTTCAAAATACATTCTTGCGTAATCACCATTGAAGCACTCGTCTGGTCCAGTTTCTCCATAAACAGAGTATTTTGGATCACTGAGGGACTCAAAGGTAACTCGCCCCTTCCACTGACGGTAGAAGTAATACAGGACAACGCGATCGACTTTCAGGGTTTCTCGCAGATAAGAAGTGGTTTGTTGTACTAAAGTATCTCGCTCTAGGCTTTGGGATAGCCGACCGATCAGCTTTCTCAATCCCTGATCAAATGTTTTTGCTTCGGGAACCATATTGCGATTGAAACGATTTTGCACAGGCTTCTCTGACAATACGACATCAAGTAACTAATATTAGTTTACCTAAATTGAATTGTTTCAAGCTTGAGCAGCCAGAGACTGCGATCGGACTGAGTTTTGAAGCACTAAGCTTTAGAGCAGGCTGTTCAATTGTTGAATCAGTGGATCTTGTTGCTGCTGTTGAATTCGTTTATAGGATGCTGCTAACTCTGCAGCCACTTCATCCTCGACTGCTGCTGCTGCTAGTTTTGAGCGACAAGATTGTGCTTTTGCGTGATAGCGCTTTGATTGAAATAGTGTCATTGCTAATTCCTGCAACAGTGACTCGTTCAGCGGCATCCAACTGTTGTCAGGGTCACTAAGGAGTCGCTGCTTTGCTTTGCAACGAATAACTGCTCTTAAAGGTTGACTAGGGTGGGCGATATCCATAAACACGTATACTGCGGTGACGATGTTGCGAGTATACAATTTTAGGCTAACTCGACCCAACGATATGTAGACAGATTTCAGGATCTAACAAATTGGAGAGGTTTGACAGAGGTTATGTTGCAGCAAATCCCTCTTTAGTATGATGCAACTTGAACCAGAAGAACTTTGAAATAGGCAGCAGTCTGACCGTTTATATTCGCACTCACCTGAAGACGATAAGCACCCGGAGCGGATAAGGTGAGGTCACTCAGGATAGCAGAGTAAACTCCGTTTGGGCTAAGGGGAACGTTCGCTGCCATATCGCTAAGATAAACAACCTGCCCTATTCCCAAATGTTTTGCCCGACATTGTACTTCACAATTAACCCTTTGCACTTACAAGTTAGGAGGATTTAGGTCAGTAAAGCGAAGGCAGACCTTTAGGCTAAAGATTCAATTGATTCAATAATTGATCGCTTTTTTATACCTTCGATTGCAACTTCATTAACTAAGAAGATAGGGTATTACTATTGCTTGTTTATTATTTTTATTGATTTCCATTTGCTGTTATTCATGAAGCAATTAAAGGTCTTTCTCGCACCATTTAATAATCACAATAATTCTGTTTATGAGCTTAAGCGAGCAACGCTATAGGCAGAGAAATAGCAGCGGAGCGATCGACGGTTGCAGTGGTACTTCGTCTAAAGTTGAAGAATCCTCAAGTTACGTATCCAGCCTGCGACAAAAAAAGTATGGTTTAAGATTAGGGTGCTTCTGGTATGACCCCACCAGCGTTATTTTTAATGTCCTATGACTCAACCTACAATTGAATCCATCCTTCAAGAAAATCGCCTGTTTCCTCCATCAGAGGCATTTTCACAGCAGGCACAAATCAAAAGCCTGGAGGAATATCAGCAGCTTTACGATCGGGCAAAAGCTGACCCCGAAACCTTTTGGGCAGAACTGGCTGATCAAGAACTGCACTGGTTTCAGAAATGGGATAAGGTTCTGGACTGGCAGCCGCCCTTTGCTAAGTGGTTTGTCAATGGCAAGACGAACATTTCCTACAACTGTCTCGATCGCCATCTGACAACCTGGAGACGTAACAAAGCAGCTCTGATCTGGGAAGGCGAGCCCGGTGACTCTCGAACCCTGACCTATGCTCAGTTACACCGTGAAGTTTGTCAGTTTGCCAATGTGCTGAAGCTGCTTGGCGTGAAGAAAGGCGATGTGGTTGGCATCTATATGCCGATGATTCCCGAAGCAGCCATTGCCATGCTTGCCTGTGCCCGGATTGGGGCAACCCATACCGTTGTGTTTGGTGGTTTCAGTGCTGAAGCATTGCGCGATCGACTCAACGATGGCAAAGCAAGATTGGTGATTACATCAGATGGAGGCTGGCGCAAAGATGCGATCGTTCCTTTGAAGGAGCAGGTTGATAAGGCTCTAGCGAATAATGCCGCCCCTTCCGTTGAGAATGTGTTGGTGGTTCAGCGCACTGCCCAGCAAATCCACATGGAACCGGGACGCGATCATTGGTGGCATGATTTACGGCAGGGCATTTCTGCGGATTGTCCGGCAGAACCAATGGATAGTGAGGATATGCTGTTTATCCTTTATACCTCTGGCAGCACCGGAAAACCGAAGGGAGTAGTGCATACAACCGCAGGCTATAATCTCTACACCCACCTGACAACCAAGTGGATCTTTGATCTGCGCGACACAGATGTTTATTGGTGTACAGCAGATGTGGGTTGGATTACAGGACATAGCTACATCGTTTATGGTCCCCTCTCCAATGGGGCAACGACGCTAATGTATGAAGGTGCGCCTCGACCCTCAAATCCTGGCTGCTTCTGGGATGTGATTGAGAAGTATGGCGTCACTATTTTCTATACGGCTCCCACAGCAATTCGCGCCTTTATTAAAACTGGAGAACATTTGCCAAACGCGCGAAATCTCTCTTCACTGCGCCTCCTGGGAACGGTAGGTGAACCGATTAATCCAGAAGCCTGGATGTGGTATCACCGCGTTATTGGGGGCGAACGTTGCCCGATCGTTGATACCTGGTGGCAAACTGAAACGGGTGGCATTATGATTACGGCGCTTCCGGGCGCGATTCCGACAAAGCCTGGATCGGCAACACGTCCGTTCCCCGGTATTTTGGCAGAGGTGGTTGATCTTGAGGGTCATCCTGTTCCAGCTAATGAAGGGGGCTATCTGGCAGTGAAATATCCCTGGCCTGGCATGATGCGAACGGTGTATGGTGATCCCGATCGCTTCCGACGAACCTACTGGGAGCATATTGCACCGATTGATGGGCAATACCTCTACTTTGCTGGAGATGGCGCAAGACAAGATGAAGACGGCTATTTCTGGGTGATGGGTCGCGTCGATGATGTGATCAACGTTGCTGGACATCGCCTGGGAACAATGGAAATTGAGTCGGCACTGGTGTCTCATCCTGCGGTTGCGGAAGCAGCGGTTGTGGGCAAACCAGATGAACTGAAGGGAAGTGATGTGGTTGCGTTTGTAACACTTGAAGGCTCATTTACGCCCAGCAAAGAGCTAGAAGCAGAACTGAAGAAGCACGTCGTCAGCGAGATTGGGGCGATCGCTCGTCCTGGGGAAATTCGCTTTAGTGATGCATTACCCAAAACCCGATCGGGTAAGATTATGCGGCGATTGTTACGGTCACTTGCAGCAGGAGAAGAAGTTTCGGGCGATACTTCAACACTAGAAGATCGATCGGTGTTGGATAAGCTCCGCAGCGGCTCATAAGCTTCTAGATTTTAGTTAACTCGTTCTTCGCTCCTGAATCCCCCAAAACTCTGGGGGAATTTTTTATGTTTCTTGTCCCGCGCCTATTTCTTGCTGTAGTGATATGATTCAATGCCATGAATTAAAACTTCAATTCGATCGTTCTGCACCTTCACCTTCCGGGGAGAATAAGTTTCTGTGTTCAGGTCTGCCTGGGTGGGTTTCAGGGCTCGATAAGATTTCACAAATTCTGCTTCGGCGTTAATGCCTGCATCGGGATAACGGTTTTGCCTTAAAGCAGGAAAGTCCTGCCATAAACCATAAATGTTGCCATTGGTGACTGCCTGGATTCGATCGGTGAAATAGCGGCTGAGAACTGGATCAACGATCGATCTTAACTCTGGATTAATTTCGCTAAATCCCTTCGTAAATTCAGATAGACTTTCAGGTTGATGCCGTTCAGTATCAGTCAGGACATCAGTTTTAACCAGTTGCCATTTTCCCTGATATTGTTTCAAAAATAATTTAAGATAAATTTCGTGACTTGAGGACTGAAACTGTGTGACCTGAGTAGCTGAAGATGAATCAGCAAGCAGGAGACGATCGAGAACAAGATATCCACCCCAAGACAATAGCAAGGTGGATACAATCAGGATTAATTTTCGGAGCATTGTCAGGCACTCCAATGAATGGAGACTATTTACTGCAATTGAAATGCAATTGATCAGTAACGATGATCTGTACAAGAATGACTGACCGAAAAACAAAAAGGTTTCGCCGACAACAGATCAAAGTGCCCAGACAAGAATTACTTTCGCTTAAGCAACAAGGGGCTGACAAATCTCATCTGCCAGTGCCAGTTCTTCAGTCGCGATCGTCTGAATTGCCTGCTGCACGACAGCTTCTGGATTTGAGCCTCGTTCAATTTGCTTCAGCCATCGTTGAGCTTCGTTGCCCTCACGCAATAGCTTTTTGAGCGGCATCAGGAAGCAGCTAAAGCCCTGTTTTTTTGCCGTCTCCCAAACTTCTTGATAGAGTTCTTCAATCCAGGTTCTCGCTAAAATTTTGCGGCCATCTTTCCAGTGTCGCAGCTCAGCATCCAAGCTGAATTTTGCTGCCTGTATTTCGTTCTCATCGGTAAGGGCAATGAGGGCTTCGGCGCGATCGTCTGCGGGTAAGGTACTCGAAACCAGTGGGTCAAGACTTGGATCAGCAATCAGTTGCAGCAAGCGCGCTTCCAGTAATGCGGTGATTGCCAATAGTGCGATCGGATCACTCACCAGATCACAAATTCGCAGCTCCAGACGGTTGAGACTGTAGGGACGACGATCGCCATTCGGACGCACCGAACTCCAGAGATGGCGAACATTTTGCATCGTTCCTTTGACCAATTGTTCTTCCGTCCAGCGAATATAGTGAGCATGGCTGTCAAACAAGGGCACATGCGCCGGAGTTTTTGGAAAGAGGCCCCACCGAGTTGAGTGAAACCCAGTGAGTTGTCCATCGAGAAACGGAGAAGAAGCACTCATCGCCAGGTAAAGGGGAGCTTCTAGCCGCACCAGACGGCAGGCACGCATCAAAGTTTCTGGATCACTGATGCCAACGTTGATATGAATGCTGGCTGTAACAACCGTTGTGCCGTAGGTCTGTTCAATATAGGTGTGATAAGGGTTGCCCGGATCAGACCGATAAAACCGATCGCCTCCACCTAGCGCCAGCGTACTGCCCGGAAGCAGCGTATAGTTGCCTAGCTGTTGGAGATAAGCTCGCAGCTGCCGTCGAGGGCGCACCAGGTCACAGAGGAGCCGCTCATAGCGATATAAGGGAGCCGTTGTATACTCAACGTTACGACTATCTGGCTCACGCACAAAACCTTGCAGTGCAGCCACAATTTTGTCAGAAAGACCAACAACTGCTCCTTCCGGCGTGCCTGTATACATCTCGACTTCAAAGCCTTTCGATAGCATTGCGCCTGCCTCTGCTGAACTGCATTCTGATTGCACTCTGATATTAGTATCGATGAAATGGGGACGATCGCATCCTTCCACTGGGTAGTGTTGGGAAGGTGGAGAAGGATTAGCGGGATGAGGAGGTCGCGGGAATGGAGGGATGCTGTAAGAGTGTCCAGAGATGTTTAGCGGTGAAGTCATCTACAACCAGCGTAGCGCCAAGCTGATAGAGCCTTTGCGGGTCGTGAGTTGAGGCAATCCCAACGGTCGGAATTCCGGCAGCAACAGCAGAGCGAATTCCCGATGGCGAGTCTTCAAAGGCGATCGCTTCTTCGGCAGTAATATTGAGATGATCGAGCGCAGCCAGATAAGGCATGGGGTCAGGTTTGCCCAACGGCAGTTCATCGCCCAGAATGACCAGCGGAAATACTTCTTCCAGGTGGAGCACCCGCAGCATAAACTCTACGTTCTCGACCGGGGCATTGGTGACGATCGCTCGCTGTAACTGCTGCTCATCTGCCCATTTCAAGACTTCTAACAGTCCGGGCATGGGCGTGAGCGATTCTACCTGTGTCCGAAACATGGCTTCCTTTTGGGCGCTCAGTTCATTTCCGGCTTCTGGCGAAAGCTGGGGCAGAACATCCTGCACAATTTCGATATTGCGTCTGCCGCTAAAATGAGTCCGGTAAAGACTGCGATCGATGGAAACACCAAACGTCTGGAGGATTTCCTGCCAGTTCTGAAAATGAACCGGATCAGTATTTGCGAGTGTTCCATCGAGGTCAAATAAAAGTGCCTTTAACATGAATTCCCCTATGTGGAGGTGGCGCAGTCTTTAGAAGGTTGAGCCATTCCAGCCCCACATCGCGCCTTTTGCATCAGCGAATTCGATGTAAGTGCGGTTTATCGGAACACCCAGTGCTTGCTCGATCGTCCGACAAAAATCCTGACTCATCGCTTTTGTCTGGGTTGGAGTCATTGCCCCAACACTCTTAATCTCAATGTAGCAAACCGAGTCAGTTGTTCCGGCAAAGGTCATCGCAATATTTGGTTCAAGAGCCGTCATCACATAAGACTCAGGCTTGCCCAGATGCTCTGCTAAACTCGCAGACAGTTGTTTGAGCAGTGTTTCAACTTGGCTTTTATCTGGGACAGCGATCGAAGTTTGGACTTTGATTAAAGGCATTGACTCAAGGCTAGGGGTTTAAGGATTCGGGTAAGCCGGAACTGGGAGGGGGACAAGCCAATTTCTAGCATGTTTCTAGCAATTGCTGATAAACAGACGATCGGCAAGGTTTGCAAGCTCAAAAATCGCTGATTCTGGCTTACTCCTCGTCCTTACGCCTCAGCTTTTCCCCCTTTCTACATGGACTATCCAATTATCCGCCGTACTGCCAACCTGTACTTTCCAACAGCAGCGGATCGCCTTCTCGATGAACGCCTGAGGCGATGACTTCACCCACGAAAACAGTGTGATCACCTTGTGCAACAGAGCCAACAACGCGACATTCAACGTAGCCGAGCGTATCAGAAATAATGGGGCAACCCGTTTCGCCTAGGTAAAATTCAACATCTTCAAACTTGTTGCCGACCCGTCGCTGAGGTTTAAAGAATTTTTGTGCTAGATCTTTCTGTCCTGCCTCCAGGATGCTCAAGGCAAAAACCTGGCTCGATTGAATCATGCTGTGCGACTTGGAATCTTGCTTAACGCAGTTCACAACTAGAGGTGGTTGAAACGATGCCTGCATTACCCAGCTTGCGGTAAAGCCGTTTACATCTTCTCCCTCTTTAACCCCACAGATATAAAGTCCATGTGGGATTTTCCGCAGCATTGTTTTTTTGGCTTGTTCGTCTAGCAAGGTTGATTTATCCCCTTCGCCCTACAGTGTTACAGTCTATAACATTTGCCATCGACAATCAGCGATCGATTTGGAGATTGCCGAACCCCCGTGCTCATCCGCTGACCTGGCTCGCCAACTTGGTAGTTTATTTAACCGTCTTTGCTTCCCGACTCAGCAGCGCCACACTCATCGTCACAATCAAAACCCCAAAAACTTGTAGACCAT
The DNA window shown above is from Trichocoleus sp. and carries:
- the acs gene encoding acetate--CoA ligase; protein product: MTQPTIESILQENRLFPPSEAFSQQAQIKSLEEYQQLYDRAKADPETFWAELADQELHWFQKWDKVLDWQPPFAKWFVNGKTNISYNCLDRHLTTWRRNKAALIWEGEPGDSRTLTYAQLHREVCQFANVLKLLGVKKGDVVGIYMPMIPEAAIAMLACARIGATHTVVFGGFSAEALRDRLNDGKARLVITSDGGWRKDAIVPLKEQVDKALANNAAPSVENVLVVQRTAQQIHMEPGRDHWWHDLRQGISADCPAEPMDSEDMLFILYTSGSTGKPKGVVHTTAGYNLYTHLTTKWIFDLRDTDVYWCTADVGWITGHSYIVYGPLSNGATTLMYEGAPRPSNPGCFWDVIEKYGVTIFYTAPTAIRAFIKTGEHLPNARNLSSLRLLGTVGEPINPEAWMWYHRVIGGERCPIVDTWWQTETGGIMITALPGAIPTKPGSATRPFPGILAEVVDLEGHPVPANEGGYLAVKYPWPGMMRTVYGDPDRFRRTYWEHIAPIDGQYLYFAGDGARQDEDGYFWVMGRVDDVINVAGHRLGTMEIESALVSHPAVAEAAVVGKPDELKGSDVVAFVTLEGSFTPSKELEAELKKHVVSEIGAIARPGEIRFSDALPKTRSGKIMRRLLRSLAAGEEVSGDTSTLEDRSVLDKLRSGS
- the gshA gene encoding glutamate--cysteine ligase is translated as MLSKGFEVEMYTGTPEGAVVGLSDKIVAALQGFVREPDSRNVEYTTAPLYRYERLLCDLVRPRRQLRAYLQQLGNYTLLPGSTLALGGGDRFYRSDPGNPYHTYIEQTYGTTVVTASIHINVGISDPETLMRACRLVRLEAPLYLAMSASSPFLDGQLTGFHSTRWGLFPKTPAHVPLFDSHAHYIRWTEEQLVKGTMQNVRHLWSSVRPNGDRRPYSLNRLELRICDLVSDPIALLAITALLEARLLQLIADPSLDPLVSSTLPADDRAEALIALTDENEIQAAKFSLDAELRHWKDGRKILARTWIEELYQEVWETAKKQGFSCFLMPLKKLLREGNEAQRWLKQIERGSNPEAVVQQAIQTIATEELALADEICQPLVA
- a CDS encoding HAD family phosphatase — its product is MLKALLFDLDGTLANTDPVHFQNWQEILQTFGVSIDRSLYRTHFSGRRNIEIVQDVLPQLSPEAGNELSAQKEAMFRTQVESLTPMPGLLEVLKWADEQQLQRAIVTNAPVENVEFMLRVLHLEEVFPLVILGDELPLGKPDPMPYLAALDHLNITAEEAIAFEDSPSGIRSAVAAGIPTVGIASTHDPQRLYQLGATLVVDDFTAKHLWTLLQHPSIPATSSSR
- a CDS encoding phenylpyruvate tautomerase MIF-related protein, with translation MPLIKVQTSIAVPDKSQVETLLKQLSASLAEHLGKPESYVMTALEPNIAMTFAGTTDSVCYIEIKSVGAMTPTQTKAMSQDFCRTIEQALGVPINRTYIEFADAKGAMWGWNGSTF
- a CDS encoding flavin reductase family protein, which encodes MLRKIPHGLYICGVKEGEDVNGFTASWVMQASFQPPLVVNCVKQDSKSHSMIQSSQVFALSILEAGQKDLAQKFFKPQRRVGNKFEDVEFYLGETGCPIISDTLGYVECRVVGSVAQGDHTVFVGEVIASGVHREGDPLLLESTGWQYGG